The sequence TGTCCGCCTCCACCCTCACCCAATATCCATATCCCGCCTGATGCACCTCCGGGTCCCCGAGCACTCTCAGGAAGTAAGGCGGATCAGGATCGTATCCTTCCACTCGCGTGGCGCCGGTCTCGGCCTTCAGGTCCGCGACGGTGTAGGACGCGTTGATTGAGGGGAACGAGGCGAGATTCCATCCCTCGTGCAGGTGTATCGTAGTCTGAGCGGGAACGATTCCCGCTACGGTGAGGTTCGAGGTCTTTGTCACGTTCACCCACATCCCCATGGTGTGATTTAGGCGCGAGAGCCCGCCAGAGTACGTCTTGTGCTTCATGGACGATTTCCACTCCCGGGAGGAGGAGTCGTAGGACCATACGTTATCATATCTGACTGTCTGCAGAACGATATCGATCAATCCGTCGAATGTCTTGAGCGGGACTGAGACGAGGTTCGGACCAGGGGCGAGCTGGCGAGTGAACTTGGCGCCCTGATAGGGGGCGCACGATGAGACATCCTTCGAGTTGACGGCACACAATCGATAGAAGTAGTTGTCAGGGTCACCTTCCCCCACCGAAAGGTCCACATACGTGGACGTGCCGTTCGAGAGTTGGTCAAGGAGGACGTATCCGTTCCCCCGCCTGTCGTAGGTGGTTCCCCTGTGAATATCGTACCTGATGACATCATCCTTCCCGCCTCCATCATCGGCGGAGAGGTTCCAGGTCAGGGTGACGTTCTCAAGGCCGTTCCCGCTCAGCCTTGCGTCAAGGTTCGTGGGAGGAAGGGAGTAGTCCGTTCCGAAAGGATGCACTAGGGGGTAGTCGTCCTGGCTGTCGGAATCTATGACGTATGGTGTATCACCTATGGAGTCGCTTCCAGGCTGGTCCTGATTGGGACCTGAGTACGCGTCTATGCCCGTGTAGTCGCTCCAGTAGTTCCCGCCGGACGGGTAGCCGTTGTCCCAGGAATTCTCGGACGCCCCTAAGTCAAAAGCTTGGATGGGATTGTCCACGAAGTTGTTATGGTACACGTGGGTGTCGCTCCACAAATCAGCATAGATTCCGTAGAGTCCGTTGGACGTGATGTTGTTCTCTCGTATGGTGGAGTTCGGAGATTCCGAGATTGCCAGTCCTAAAGCCGCATTCTGTACGATCTCATTCCCCACTAGTGTGATCCAGTCAGAAAGCCAAACTTCGATTCCGATTGCTGTATTGGATTGGACAGTGTTACCAATGACACTGACATTGGACGAGTAGTCGCCGATGCCGATTCCTGCGTAGTTCCCAGACAAGCTGTTCCGGATGATCTCGACATCCCATGACCCGCGGGAGCGAATCCCATCGTCCGCTACTGTGACTTTGTTGTCGAAGACGCCAATTGTCCAAGAGTCATACATCGATATGCCGTTGTTCGTGTCGTTGATTGTGTTGTTGGAGATGGTGTTGCTCCAGGAATCTTCCATGTACACACCATCACTCCACAGACTTCCTATTCGGTTCCAAGAGATGTCGTTCGAACTCGCGGAGTACATCGATACACCGTGGAAGTTAACGTTGTCCGATATGTCATTCCCTCGGACCTCGTTCGAATTGGAATATCCCAGATAGATTCCGTTGCCGCTACTTTTTCGAATCGTGTTGTTTAGTATCGTGTTGCCATCGGCATACCAGAGGGATATCCCATGATAGTCCACGCTATCCGAGATGTTGTTTCGAGAGACGTTGTTCCCCGTGGAGGCCTCGAGGTAGATGCCGTTATTGTTGTTCCTCCTGATCGTGTTTCCGAGTATTCGGTTATCGTGGGAATCCCAGACGCCTATTCCCTGGTACAGCTGGCTGTCCATGATCGTGTTCTTCACGATGCGGTTGGAGGTGCTCAGACTTGAGATTCTGATTCCATTCTGGTTGTTGCCGTAGAACTCGTTGCGAGAGACGGTGTTGTTCGCGCTCTCGTAGAGCCAGAGTCCCGTGTCAACGTTCATGCTGGCGTTGTTGCCGGTTATGTTGTTCGAATTCGACTGCCATATTACGATGCCACGAGCGGTGTTGAAGTAGAGCGTATTGTTCCTGACCAGGTTCTGAAAACCGGTGCTGATGAAGAGGGCGTCCTCATTCCTGTAGAAGGAGCTCTCGTTGATGGTGTTGTAGGACGATGTGGTGTAGATGCCTCTCACGGCATAGGAGATGTTTGCATGGTTCACGTGGCACTCTCCGAAGATGCTGAGGCCTCCCCAGTCCGATGGAGAAGGCGTCGAGCTGTTGGACGTGAAGAGGACTGGGTCCATGGCAGTTCCCTGGACGAGAATCCTCCCGCCGACGTACAGTCGGTATGAACCGTTGAACCTGACTTCCGCACCTGCGAGGACGACCAGCTCTATGCCTGCCAGAACTGTGACGTCCGTCTCAATCCAGTAGGGGCTTCCTGCAGGAGACCAGACCGTGTCTACCACGATGTCCCCTGTTACGGGGGTCCCTGCGTGAGCCTGTTCGGTGAGGAGCACCGTGCCTGTCGTGGCGAGAATCATGATCAGCGCGAAAGAGAGTATCCTCCACAAATGCCCCATGGGCGCACCTCCTTTTGCACATGAGGCGGTTTTCTTATCAATGTATCGGGAGAGGAGCCTGTCAAGTGGCAGGCAAGCCTGTGCAGGTCAAGATCACGGGCAAGTGGGCGGACGGCACGGCCCTCGAGGCGTACGACAGCATCAGGGTGATTGAGCCTGGCGTGTGACCATTTGAACCGAAATCTCTTGTGATGAAGCGGATTGGGAGGCAAGTGAAGTCACATACGTGCTGGCTGAATATGGTGACCTCCCACAAGAACCACTCCCGCTCGAGAGTGGCACTTCTGGGGGAGGGGACCATACCTGGGTCGCATTGCTGCGGACAGGACCGTACAGCACCTCGTTCCACGCGATCGGGGGAGACCAGGGAGCCATTAGCGGGTAGTTGTCCCGCGTGTCCCCGTCAATGACGTAGGGCGTGTCTCCGATGCCGTCCGGATCCGGGCAGTTGTCCTGGTTCGGTCCGCTGCAGTTGTCCACTCCCTCGTAGTCGGACCAGTAGTTGCCTCCTGAAGGATAGCCATCATCCCACGAGTTATTGGCGCCCATGTCATCGTACGCTTGCAGCGTGTTGTTGATGAGATTGTTATGATGAATGAGGGCGGATGACGTGTTTTCGAGGGCGATGCCTCTCTCACTCTCCGCGATGCTGTTCCCTGTGATGGTGATGTCGTGCCCATCCTGGAAGCGAATGCCTGCGTATTCGCTGCTTAGGATCTTGTTTCGGGTGACGGTGATGTTGGTGGAGTAAAACGATCGAATCCCTGTACTGTACTCCGAGAAGTTGTTTCCATTGATCGTGAGGTTCGCGGAGACCCATGTGCGGACGCCCTCAGCTCCTGAGAAGAACTCGTTCATTGAGATCGTAAGATTCTCCGAGTTCTGAATGTAGACGCTTTCACCACATCTAGATATGGTGTTGCCGATAATCGAAACATCGGTCGAGCGGAAAGGATGGATCCCGGATGAACAGTGGATGGTGGAGTTCGTGAAGATCCTGTTCTCCCTCAGTGTGATGTCGCGGGAGTAATATGGGCTGATGCCTCCGCCATTCCCCCAGACGTCGTTGTCGGCGATGGTCATCCTCTCCGAGAACCAGAGGAGGATTCCCTGGCCGTTGGTCGAGACGTTGTTGCCTGATATCGTGGCTCCGCTCACGTAACCTAATTGGATGCCCACATCGGTGCCGTTTATGTGGAGGTTTGAGACATTGACGCCCGTGCAGTTGGCAATGATGAGCTGACCGAGCTGGGTGCCGTCGACGTTCAGGCCCCGACGGTCCCTATAGTAGTGAATGGGTCTTCCATTGACCATGTTGTCCGTCGAAATCTTGTGCGTGCTGAAGTGGGAGACGGACCCGCCTCTCATGTATATCCCATTCCCCAGGAAGGTGTTCGCCTTGATGATGTCATACGTAGTCCCCTCCATGTGCAGGCCGCCGCCGTTTGATGATATGTTGTTACGACTGATCGTCACGTTGGCGGAAGTGTAGATGTACATGCCGTAGCCATGATTGTGCAGAATCTCGTTGTCGTGGATTCTGTTGTCGGGCGAAGAGCTGAGTTCCAATCCGTTCCAGTTCTCGACGAATGCGTTGTCTGCAATCGTGTTGTAGCTTGAGTCGTGCAGACTCAGGCCATACCAATTCCTTAAGAAGATGTTGTTCGAGATTGTGCAGTTCCGAGAGTACCAGAGATTCATTCCTACCATGCTTGGGTAGGACCACTCACCCACAAGAGAGAATCCTGTGACATTCACCCAATCAGCCTGGACAGAGACCAGACCACCGGGCACGATGTCCTTGATTATGGTCGTGTCCCTGTTCTCACCGACAAGGGAGAGCGTCTTGTTGATCCTGACCATCTCCCGATATGTGCCGGCGTAGACGTAGACGGTGTCCCCAGGGTCCGCGTTGTCGATCGCCGCCTGTATGCTCGTGTAGTTGCCAGGGCCGCCTCCGCCGACATAGCGGGTCGTGGCAGTCGCAGTTCCGGGCATGAGGACGACGGCGGCGAGAAGCGAGGCCGATAGGAGCGTCAACGCTAGAATCACGCTCGCCCTTCGACTGTCTGCCCACATCTCAGTCCCTCCAATATCGCAAATGGATGGGGTATATATGATTGTTTCGCGGCCCGCCCGCCACAAAGGCACTCAGGGAGTCCGTGCAGGTCAAGATCACAGGCAAGTGGGATGACGGCACCGCCTTCGAGGCGTACGACAGCATCAGGGTGATCGAGCCTGGCGGGTGACCACTCGAGAGGATATGTCTCGTGACAAAGCGGGAGGGGAGGCTGGTGAAGTCACAGATATGCAGGCTGAATCTGGGGACCTCCCGCAAGAGCCACTCCCGCTCGAGAGGGGCACATCCGAAGGAGCGGACGACCAAACCTGAGTCGCATTGCCACGGACAGGACCGTACAGCATGTCGACCCATACGATTGGGGAGGGCGGGAACCTCATCAGGGGGTAGTTGTCCTGGGTGTCCTCGTCGATGATGTAGGGCGTGTCCCCGATGCCGTCGCTTCCCGGTATGTTCTGCCCCGGGCCACGGAAGACGTCCACACCCGTGTAGTCGCTCCAGTAGTTCCCGCCGGAGGGATAGCCGTTGTCCCAGTCGTTGGTCGAATTGTGCACCCACACCTGCCTCGGATTGTCCATGTAGTTGTGATAGATTCGGCTGTTTTCAGACCACCAGCTCGATTGGATTCCCTGCTGGTTGTCGATGAACGTGTTGTTCGCTATCAGTGCCCACCGGGACCCCTCGAGCCAGAGGCCACAACTGTTATGCGAGATGTTGTTCCCGAGCACGGAGCTGTAATCCCCGCTAAAGAGCCAGATCCCGAAATAACCGTTGTTCAGAACGGTGTTGTTCGCGATTGTCAGGTACTCGGGGAAATCTGCGTGAATCCCTTCCCAGACACTCTCCAATCTGTTGGCGGTTACCAGATTCCCGATTCCTGCCCAGGAGTATATGCCGTAGCCGCCGTCCACCACCGTATTGTCGGATACCGTGGTGGTCCAGCTGCCCCGGAGTATGATTCCTACGCCCTCGCTCGCCAGGATGCGGTTGCCCGAGATTAGGCAGCCCTCACAGCTGACGGAGATCCCATGGTCGGTGTATTGCTGTCCTGTGTTTATGACGGTGAACCCTGTCACGTTGGACCTATAGCCAGAGACCCGAACGACGCCTCCCTCCGTCTCGTCCGTTATCACCGTCGTGTACTTGTTCTCCCCCACGAGGGAGAGGGTCTTGCGGACCTCGACCGTCTCGTTGTACGTCCCGCTGTACACGAATACCGTGTCCCCGGAGCTTGCCATGTCGATCGCACCTTGTATCGAAGAGTAGTTCCCCGGACCCGCTCCGCCAACGTACAGCGTTGCAGCTCTCGCGCTCGGCGTGACGGATATCCCGACAAAGAAAGCACTAGCCAGAAGCAGAAACGCCACAGTCAAGCTCCTCTTCCTCATGATCGCCGTCTCATCACTCCAGTTCATATTCGTGCTGGGAGGACTTAGGCTTTGTATAGCCAAAACCTCGGATTCTATCTGAAAACGGATGAGTTACTAGCACGTTTTCCATAGTATCACGATTGTGACGCTTCTTCCCCACGCTCAGACAATCTGTCGCGAGTGGAGCGGGATCCTCTAACAACGACCGCCTTCGCCCGGAGAACGAAGCCAGATACCCTTTTAAGGGCAGGAACGGATTTGTGTGTGGAGAGGGATACTTGGTCGACTCGAAGGAGCGGATATTGGGCGATCTCGACAAGCTCTTCCAGGACCTGAACGTGATCAGCGTCATCGCCTTCTCTCCCGTGTTCATCTACATCGCTACGACCGTGGGCTCCGCGCTGGACGGCAGGCCCGCGGAACTGCTGTACGCCCTGCCGTGGTTGATCCTGATGGTCGCGTACTGGTACTGGAGGTACAGGTATCTGCGGGTCAGATGCAGGGATTACGCGCGGGCGATGATGGTCCCGGAGTACGAGAGGACCATCAGATTGGATTCCGTCAGAACCGTCATCTTGGGCGCGACGGTGATCTCGACCCTCTTCTTCTTCCTCCTCCAGGGGGATAGCGCCTCACTGTTCGCGGCGCTCTTCATCGGCGGGCTGCTCGTGTATTCGATCCTCGTCGGCGTGACTTACTTCTCCTATTGGGCGAACTCTTGGTTAGCGTCGAGACGGGCGGGCGATTGAGGAGACCTGCTCGCAGCTCGGGAATCCACCCGCCCTTATGAAATCGTTTCGGGGGAACATCGCTGGCCCGCCTCTGGCTTTGTCACTAGCACTACTCTCATATGCGAACGAGAGCCATCTGAACCATAGACATGAAGATCAAGATCGTTCTTGAACCTCAGGAGGAGGGAGGCTATACAGTGTACGTTCCTTCGCTACCTGGCTGCGTTTCCCAGGGCGAGACGTACGACGAGGCGGTCGAGAACATCAAGGAGGCCATCGGCCTTCATCTCGAGTTCGACACGGAAGTGGTCACGCACGCCTGAATCCCATCCAGATGTGTCAGTACCGAAAGCTTTATCGTAATGCAAATCATTACATTGTAATGATGAAGTCCGTTCAGCTTCGCCTTCCCGATAAGGAGCTCGAGGAGATGGACAGCTTGTCGGAAGAGATGAAGATGTCCCGCTCAGAGGTCGCCCGCAACGCCCTCCGCGAAGGGCTAAGGAAGCTCAGGATGGAAGTCGCCGTCAGGAGGTACCTAGACGAGGAGCTGAGCCTCGGCGGGGCTGCCGATTCTGCCGGAGTGACTATCCACGAGATGGCCAGCTTCCTGTCGAAGGTGGGGGTTCCCTTCTTCCGCTATGCGCCTTCCGAGCTCGAGCGGGACACCGAAAGGGCGAAGGAATGGATGTGATGCGTGTTTTTGTCGACTCCTCGACAATGATAGCCC is a genomic window of Candidatus Thermoplasmatota archaeon containing:
- a CDS encoding UPF0175 family protein is translated as MMKSVQLRLPDKELEEMDSLSEEMKMSRSEVARNALREGLRKLRMEVAVRRYLDEELSLGGAADSAGVTIHEMASFLSKVGVPFFRYAPSELERDTERAKEWM
- a CDS encoding type II toxin-antitoxin system HicB family antitoxin — translated: MKIKIVLEPQEEGGYTVYVPSLPGCVSQGETYDEAVENIKEAIGLHLEFDTEVVTHA
- a CDS encoding right-handed parallel beta-helix repeat-containing protein is translated as MGHLWRILSFALIMILATTGTVLLTEQAHAGTPVTGDIVVDTVWSPAGSPYWIETDVTVLAGIELVVLAGAEVRFNGSYRLYVGGRILVQGTAMDPVLFTSNSSTPSPSDWGGLSIFGECHVNHANISYAVRGIYTTSSYNTINESSFYRNEDALFISTGFQNLVRNNTLYFNTARGIVIWQSNSNNITGNNASMNVDTGLWLYESANNTVSRNEFYGNNQNGIRISSLSTSNRIVKNTIMDSQLYQGIGVWDSHDNRILGNTIRRNNNNGIYLEASTGNNVSRNNISDSVDYHGISLWYADGNTILNNTIRKSSGNGIYLGYSNSNEVRGNDISDNVNFHGVSMYSASSNDISWNRIGSLWSDGVYMEDSWSNTISNNTINDTNNGISMYDSWTIGVFDNKVTVADDGIRSRGSWDVEIIRNSLSGNYAGIGIGDYSSNVSVIGNTVQSNTAIGIEVWLSDWITLVGNEIVQNAALGLAISESPNSTIRENNITSNGLYGIYADLWSDTHVYHNNFVDNPIQAFDLGASENSWDNGYPSGGNYWSDYTGIDAYSGPNQDQPGSDSIGDTPYVIDSDSQDDYPLVHPFGTDYSLPPTNLDARLSGNGLENVTLTWNLSADDGGGKDDVIRYDIHRGTTYDRRGNGYVLLDQLSNGTSTYVDLSVGEGDPDNYFYRLCAVNSKDVSSCAPYQGAKFTRQLAPGPNLVSVPLKTFDGLIDIVLQTVRYDNVWSYDSSSREWKSSMKHKTYSGGLSRLNHTMGMWVNVTKTSNLTVAGIVPAQTTIHLHEGWNLASFPSINASYTVADLKAETGATRVEGYDPDPPYFLRVLGDPEVHQAGYGYWVRVEADTIWTVSFA
- a CDS encoding right-handed parallel beta-helix repeat-containing protein, with amino-acid sequence MWADSRRASVILALTLLSASLLAAVVLMPGTATATTRYVGGGGPGNYTSIQAAIDNADPGDTVYVYAGTYREMVRINKTLSLVGENRDTTIIKDIVPGGLVSVQADWVNVTGFSLVGEWSYPSMVGMNLWYSRNCTISNNIFLRNWYGLSLHDSSYNTIADNAFVENWNGLELSSSPDNRIHDNEILHNHGYGMYIYTSANVTISRNNISSNGGGLHMEGTTYDIIKANTFLGNGIYMRGGSVSHFSTHKISTDNMVNGRPIHYYRDRRGLNVDGTQLGQLIIANCTGVNVSNLHINGTDVGIQLGYVSGATISGNNVSTNGQGILLWFSERMTIADNDVWGNGGGISPYYSRDITLRENRIFTNSTIHCSSGIHPFRSTDVSIIGNTISRCGESVYIQNSENLTISMNEFFSGAEGVRTWVSANLTINGNNFSEYSTGIRSFYSTNITVTRNKILSSEYAGIRFQDGHDITITGNSIAESERGIALENTSSALIHHNNLINNTLQAYDDMGANNSWDDGYPSGGNYWSDYEGVDNCSGPNQDNCPDPDGIGDTPYVIDGDTRDNYPLMAPWSPPIAWNEVLYGPVRSNATQVWSPPPEVPLSSGSGSCGRSPYSASTYVTSLASQSASSQEISVQMVTRQAQSP
- a CDS encoding right-handed parallel beta-helix repeat-containing protein, whose amino-acid sequence is MRKRSLTVAFLLLASAFFVGISVTPSARAATLYVGGAGPGNYSSIQGAIDMASSGDTVFVYSGTYNETVEVRKTLSLVGENKYTTVITDETEGGVVRVSGYRSNVTGFTVINTGQQYTDHGISVSCEGCLISGNRILASEGVGIILRGSWTTTVSDNTVVDGGYGIYSWAGIGNLVTANRLESVWEGIHADFPEYLTIANNTVLNNGYFGIWLFSGDYSSVLGNNISHNSCGLWLEGSRWALIANNTFIDNQQGIQSSWWSENSRIYHNYMDNPRQVWVHNSTNDWDNGYPSGGNYWSDYTGVDVFRGPGQNIPGSDGIGDTPYIIDEDTQDNYPLMRFPPSPIVWVDMLYGPVRGNATQVWSSAPSDVPLSSGSGSCGRSPDSACISVTSPASPPALSRDISSRVVTRQARSP